TATCTCCCTTAATTTTTCTGCCTCCAGTATATCAAAAGCGCAGGTTTCCGAAGCCAAAATATAGGTATCCTCTCTTTTACCCAGGATCAGCGGCCGAAAACCGCGGGAATCCCTGGCAGCGACCAGCCTGTTTTCAGTCATGGCCACCAGGCTGAAAGCACCTTTCAGCTTGTGCAGGCTTTCAACCAGAGCTTCGACTGGATCATCACTGAAAGAATGAGCAGTAAGGTGAGCTATAACTTCGGTGTCCAGGTCGGAGTGGAATATAGCTCCTCTCTCCTCCAGATTGCTGCGAAGCTCACTGTGATTTATAATATTTCCATTGAGAGCCAGCGCCAGATCTCCTTTGATAGAACTGGTCAAAAGAGGCTGAGCATTGATCATTTTCTCAGAGCCGGTAGTAGAATATCTAACATGTCCTAAAGCCAGATTTCCTGACATTTCCGCCAGATCCTCTTTCTCAAATACGTCTGTCACCAGCCCCAGACCCCGCTGTGATTCAAAGCCATCCTCACCGCTCACACAGATACCGGCGCTCTGCTGACCTCTGTGCTGGAGCGCATAAAGTGCGAGATAACTCAAGCTGGCTATATCTGCATCGCAGTCAGGAGAATAGATGCCGATTACGCCACATTCTTCGGCCGGCCCGTCCATTATCCCTTTAGTTTGCCGCTTATGGCTGAGTTCCATGCAGATTTCATCTCCTCCAGAGAAATATTTAACCTGTTTTCAAGTGAAACTTCTTTCTTTCCAACCTGCCCCAGCTTCCTGACCGCTGCACCTTTATCAGCGGCCATATCGATCAATTCTTCTTCCTTTTCGCTGGAGAGCGAGACCAGAATTCTGCCGGGGGTCTCGGCAAAGAGCTCTTCCTCGAGTGATAGATCGCCATTTAATTCCAGGCTGGCTCCCAGATCTCCCGATACAGCAGCAGCGGCCAGAGCCATAAAAAGCCCCCCTGATCCGCAGCTGCAGGCAGATTTCAATAAATTTTGAGCGGCTGCCCGTCTACATACTTTCTGAATATTCTTTTCTTGATCCAGATCGAGATCAGGAAGAGAACCGCAGTTTTCCCCGGCTGCCCTGCGCACAAATTCGCTGCCTCCCAGTTCAGCTTTAGTCTCGCCCAGAAGATAGATAACATCTCCTTCTTTTTTAAAGGCTGAGGTTATATAATTATCCTTTTCAGCTATACCTATCATGCCGATCACAGGAGTGGGAAATATAGATCCTTCCGCCCCTTCATTATAAAGACTTACATTGCCTCCGATAACAGGCAGATCGAGTTCCCTGCAGACCTCTCCAATTCCCTCTATTCCCTCGTTTAACTGCCAGTAAACGCCGGGGTTTTCAGGGCTGCCAAAATTCAAACCATCTGTGACAGCCAGGGGTTTTGCCCCGCAGCTGCTTATGGACCGGGCCACTTCAGCTGTCGTCAATTTGCTGCCCAGCCGGGGGTCGAGATGGCAGTAATGTCCCCGGGAAGAGATATCAGCCACCAGAACTCTTTCATCAGGAAGCATAAGAGCTCCTGCACACTCTTCTGAGCTGTTCAAGACTTCTTTTCTTCCTTCGTTTCCAGCCTTTTCTAAAAACCATCTATTCGCCCCCAGCCCGGGAGCACGCAGCATTTCCAGAGCTGCCTCCTTTAAAGTGCCAGGCCAGGATATATCTGACGATGATTTTTCAGCAAAATCACCCGGATAATCCGGTTTCTCCATCTCACGCTCGGGTATCGGAAAACCCTCTGTCAGCGAACCAACTGGAAGATCAGCTTTGGTCTTTTCTCCCTCTTTAACCCTGAGGATTTTGTCCTCAATGACAGTACCGATAACTTCCGCCTCAAGATCATAACTCCTTAAGATCTCCAGAACTTTTTCGGAGCTGGACTTCTCGACGGAGAACATCATTCTCTCCTGAGTCTCTGCCAGCATAATTTCATAGCTGCCCGGATCTTCGCTGGTTAAAGGGACCTTTTCCAGTTCTAACTCTATACCTGTACCGCTGGCTCCGGCCATCTCGCTGGCTGCTCCGGTAATGCCTGCCGCACCCAGATCCTGCAGGCCGATGAGCAGATCTTCCTCTATAATCTCCAGAGAAGCCGATATCAACCTCTTCTCTATCTCCGGCCTGCCGGCGGGAACTTCTTCGCTCTTATCTCCGTTTTCCTCTTCAGCCGAAAGCTCATCAGATGCAAAGCTGGCCCCGCTCACCCCTTCAGTTCCGGTGGCAGCTCCAGCCAGAATTATTAAGCTGCCGGGACTGCCCGCCCTGGCTCTGACCTCCCTGTCAGCCGGCAAAATACCCACACACATGGCATTTACCAGCGGATTGCTCTCATAGGCCTGAGAAAAATTGAAACTGGACCTGACCGTCGGCACATCAATTCCTTTTCCGTATGAAAGAATACCGTCAACGGCCTCGACCGCCAGCCACTGAGAACGTTCCGACTCTAACTCTCCCAGACATATAGCTCCCAGGGCTGCAGCCGGTCGGCTGCCCACCGAGATAACATCCCGGGCTATTCCTCCCAGCCCGGTAGCCGCTCCTTTAAAGGGGGCCACAGCCGAAGGATGGTTGTGACTTTCAACCTTGAAGGCAGCCGCCAGCCCCTCTCCCAGATCAACGATACCGGCATTTTCTCCCGGCCCCTGTATTACCTTTTCTCCCTCAGATGGAAGCTTTTTTAAAAGCCGCCGGGAGTTTTTGTAGCTGCAGTGTTCTGACCACATCACCCCGTACATTCCCAGTTCCAGCCGATTGGGTTCTCTATTCAAATCGGAACATATTTTATCATATTCCTCTGCTGTCAATCCTTCCTGCTGCCAGTTGCCTTCCGCATCCGTCATCTCAGCTCACTCCTTACTGCTGCTAAATTTATTTTTCTTTTTTAATCCTCTTTAGAATCTCCTCGTAACCGGCCATTACCCCTCCCATTTCCTGCCGAAAACGATCTTTATCCAGCTTTTTACCGGTGCTGACATCCCAGAGTCTACAGGTGTCAGGGGTTATCTCATCGGCGAGCTTGATCTCCTCCTGATCTGTCCGGCCGAATTCCAGTTTAAAATCAACGAGATCTATCCCGGCTTCAGCTAAAAATTGCTGCAGGACATTATTTATCTCCCTGGCTTTAGATCTTATTTCAGCCAGCTCTTCCTTATCGGCCAGTTCTAAAAGCTTTATATGCTCGGAGTTCAGGAGTGGATCACCGAGCTCATCGCTTTTATAAAAAAATTCGATCACTTCCTCTTCGAGTTCGGTTCCTTCTGCCAATCCGGTCCTTTCGGCCAGGCTGCCGGCGACGATATTTCTTACCACCACTTCCAGAGGAAAAATATCCATCTTTTCGACCAGCATTTCGTTATCGCTCAATTTTTCCAGGTAATGAGTCGAAATGTTTTCTGCTTCCAGCAGTTCAAAAAATATCATTGAAATTTCGGTGTTGAGTTTTCCCTTTTTTTGCAGGCTGGCTTTCTTCTCTCCGTCAAATGCTGTAGCATCATCTTTGAACTCCATGATCATTTTCTGTTTGTCTTCGGTGGTATAAAGCTTTTTGGCCTTGCCCTCATATAGCATATCCTTCTTTTGCATACATTTTTCCTCCCGGAGAACAAATTTTACAGGCGTATAATTTAAATCTATCGGTAAATTTTATAAGTCCAGCTTTTCCTCCCAACCGGATACGACTGCTTCTGTCTTTTCCACAGAACGACCGATATAACTTTCAGGATCCCTTATAATTTGCTGCTGGTCGGCGGTGAAATTCTGCCAATAATCAGCCAGTTTATCGCTTTTCACGACCAGATCCTGAAGATCAACCCCCTTCTCTCTAGCCTCCATACTCAGAACCCTAACAGCTTCATGAGCATCGGGATGACCGTGATAGGCCAGAAGAATATAAAGGGGTTCGGCAGCAACCAGATCGGAATTGAGATCGTAGTTTTCCCTCATGCTTTCGGCAAAAACACTGAACTTCTCCATTACCTTTTGCAGGCGGTTGATAGAGATATGGAAAGCGGCCAGTATTTCGGGTATAAACCGGGAGGAAGCAGAATTGGAAAGATCACGCTGGTGTTCGGATATCTGGTCGTTATATCTGGTCACCATCCGGGCGGAGAATTCTTTCCACATACTCTTAATATTTTCGTAATTGATGGGGTTCATCTTATGAGGCATGGTCGATGATCCCACCTGGCCCTCCTCAAAATATTCACCCACCTCGCTTATTTCCGAGCGCTGCAGATGCCTCATATCATCGCTGAGGTTGGCCATAACACCCATAGCCGACACTAAGCCGTGGACCAGATCGAGAGTAAATTCGGGCTCGACAATCTGAGTTGAATGAGAGGCGGGTTCAAGTCCCAGCTCCGACAGGACCTCTTTTTCGAATTCTTCCGGCTCATCCAGAAATAAATCGATGG
The sequence above is drawn from the Halarsenatibacter silvermanii genome and encodes:
- the purB gene encoding adenylosuccinate lyase, whose protein sequence is MSEKNLSEENKKIGRFDNINPLDHRYAAKEGISELRDYLSESAKVDYQLRVETALVKKLAEFDFCDDDVYRQVKDAAEEVTAAEVYEEEKKTKHNIRALANCLQRRVSEKARPFIHFTATSSDIIDTANSLRYKEAIEEEILPALKDLQKKLMAIARREKDTLQIGRTHGQHAVPITFGFALSEYVSRLGGRIQTIQRARDELKGQLSGAVGAYNAIDLFLDEPEEFEKEVLSELGLEPASHSTQIVEPEFTLDLVHGLVSAMGVMANLSDDMRHLQRSEISEVGEYFEEGQVGSSTMPHKMNPINYENIKSMWKEFSARMVTRYNDQISEHQRDLSNSASSRFIPEILAAFHISINRLQKVMEKFSVFAESMRENYDLNSDLVAAEPLYILLAYHGHPDAHEAVRVLSMEAREKGVDLQDLVVKSDKLADYWQNFTADQQQIIRDPESYIGRSVEKTEAVVSGWEEKLDL
- the purC gene encoding phosphoribosylaminoimidazolesuccinocarboxamide synthase, giving the protein MQKKDMLYEGKAKKLYTTEDKQKMIMEFKDDATAFDGEKKASLQKKGKLNTEISMIFFELLEAENISTHYLEKLSDNEMLVEKMDIFPLEVVVRNIVAGSLAERTGLAEGTELEEEVIEFFYKSDELGDPLLNSEHIKLLELADKEELAEIRSKAREINNVLQQFLAEAGIDLVDFKLEFGRTDQEEIKLADEITPDTCRLWDVSTGKKLDKDRFRQEMGGVMAGYEEILKRIKKEK
- the purL gene encoding phosphoribosylformylglycinamidine synthase subunit PurL, with amino-acid sequence MTDAEGNWQQEGLTAEEYDKICSDLNREPNRLELGMYGVMWSEHCSYKNSRRLLKKLPSEGEKVIQGPGENAGIVDLGEGLAAAFKVESHNHPSAVAPFKGAATGLGGIARDVISVGSRPAAALGAICLGELESERSQWLAVEAVDGILSYGKGIDVPTVRSSFNFSQAYESNPLVNAMCVGILPADREVRARAGSPGSLIILAGAATGTEGVSGASFASDELSAEEENGDKSEEVPAGRPEIEKRLISASLEIIEEDLLIGLQDLGAAGITGAASEMAGASGTGIELELEKVPLTSEDPGSYEIMLAETQERMMFSVEKSSSEKVLEILRSYDLEAEVIGTVIEDKILRVKEGEKTKADLPVGSLTEGFPIPEREMEKPDYPGDFAEKSSSDISWPGTLKEAALEMLRAPGLGANRWFLEKAGNEGRKEVLNSSEECAGALMLPDERVLVADISSRGHYCHLDPRLGSKLTTAEVARSISSCGAKPLAVTDGLNFGSPENPGVYWQLNEGIEGIGEVCRELDLPVIGGNVSLYNEGAEGSIFPTPVIGMIGIAEKDNYITSAFKKEGDVIYLLGETKAELGGSEFVRRAAGENCGSLPDLDLDQEKNIQKVCRRAAAQNLLKSACSCGSGGLFMALAAAAVSGDLGASLELNGDLSLEEELFAETPGRILVSLSSEKEEELIDMAADKGAAVRKLGQVGKKEVSLENRLNISLEEMKSAWNSAISGKLKG